DNA from Brassica napus cultivar Da-Ae chromosome C4, Da-Ae, whole genome shotgun sequence:
GATTTAAACAAAGCCTGTCCTAAGGACAGCTTCCCGTTACCTCATATCGATCGTTTGGTCGAAGCAACGGCTGGACACCAGCTCTTGTCCTTTATGGATGCCTTTTCAGGatataaccagattatgatggaTCCTGAGGATCAAGAGAAAACCGCATTCATAACTGAACGAGGAACCTATTGTTACAAGGTCATGCCGTTTGGTTTGAAAAACGCGGGAGCTACCTATCAAAGgttagtaaataaaatgttcgctggacaactcggaaaaaccatggaagtctacatcgacgacatgttagTCAAATCCTCAAAGGGGGAGGACCACATCTCCCATCTAAGAGAATGTTTCGAAATCCTCAACAAATACGACATGAAGCTAAACCCAGCTAAGTGTACCTTCGGAGTACCTTCCGGCGAATTCCTAGGTTACCTCGTAACCGAAAGAGGCATCGAAGCCAACCCGAAACAAATAGCGACATTCCTGGAAATGCCATCACCTAAAACGACCAGAGAGGTACAAAGATTGACCGGACGGATCGCAGCACTAAATCGATTCATCTCCAGGTCCACCGATAAATGCCTTCCATTCTATAAACTtctgaaaaataataagaagttCTTATGGGATGAAAAGTGCGAAGAAGCCTTCAAACAGCTGAAGGCTTACCTCTCGGAACCTCCGATACTATCCAAACCTGTAGTAGGAGAACCACTGTACCTGTACCTCGCCGTGTCGGCAGCTGCAGTCAGCGGAGtgctagtacgagaggaacaaaACGAACAGAGACCTGTCTATTATACTAGCAAAAGCTTAATAGACGCCGAGACGAGATATCCCACCATGGAAAAACTAGCCCTAGCAGTCGTGACAGCCGCCAGGAAGCTGCGACCTTATTTCCAATCGCACTCGATCATCGTAATGACCTCACAACCATTACGgacgattctgcatagcccTAGCCAATCCGGACGATTAGCAAAATGGGCTATAGAGCTCAGCGAGTACGACATCGAGTACAGACCCCGAGCAGCAGCAAAAGCTCAGGTCCTCGCCGATTTCGTTATTGAGCTAGCATCCGGACATCTAGACCAGGAAACAGAGGCTCCGAAATGGAGCCTATACGTGGACGGAGCCTCGTCAAGGCAAGGCTCCGGTGTCGGTTTAAGACTAACCTCCTCAGCCGGAGAAACCATCGAACAATCCTATAGACTTGGATTTAACGCTTCCAACAACGAGGCCGAGTACGAAGCACTAATCGCTGGATTAAAGCTCGCCCTGAGCCTCGGAATTCGGGAGCTAAACGCCTACAGCGACTCGCAGCTGGTAGCTAGCCAGTTTCACGGGGAATACGAAACAAGGGACGAAAGAATGGGGGCATACCTCGAGGTCGTCCTAAACCTCACAAAGCAGTTTGACAAGTTCGAGCTAACGAGGATCCCACGAGGGGAGAACTCCTCAGCAGACGCGCTCGCCGCATTAGCTTCCACATCCGACCCTCTCGTAAAACGAATTATACCCGTGGAAGGAATCGAGAAGCCAAGTATCGACATAGCTACCAAGGCTGAGATGGATAGCAAAccaaaggaaaaaatagaggatAACAGCCTCCCGACGGTAGCTACCCAAGTTTTCACGACATTCTGGTTCCCGAAAACTAGAACACGCAGCTTCAGAAAGCACACCTCCAGGAAAGCAACCCAGAACCCGGAAAACAACGACAAAAGTGAAGGTACTCACCGAAGTTCAGACTCCCTAGAGCCTAACTCTACGAGTACCTCCGGGGGCACCATCCAGACCTCGGAGCCACTTGTCTATAAAGTCCAAACAAGAAGCCGCACCGCTCTTAAAAACGCATCTAGGAACGCTACACAAACCACAGGGGATAACGAGGAAATTGGAGATATTCCTCAGAACCCAGAACCTACTCCAACAAATATCTCCGGGGGCACCACGGCACCAGGTCCCGAACAGGAATCTCCCTCCtctcttcacaacaaagttgtaGGAAGAGAAGACTGGAGAATACCGATCATGGATTACATCCTAGAGGGAAAAATTCCACCCAACAAGTGGGAGGCTCGAAAACTCAAAGCTTTAGCAGCAAGATACTGTATAATCGAGTCAGCCCTCCACAAACGAAGTGTCTCCGGACCTTACCTAAAATGCGTTCACGGCCTAGTAGCTATGAAACTCATGAAGGAAATGCACGACGGTTCCTGTGGAAACCATTCCGGAGGCAGAGCCTTAGCCATCCGAATAAAAAGGCAAGGCTACTTCTGGCCTACCATTATCGCAGATTGTGAGGTCTACTCCTCATCGTGCgacaaatgccaaaggcatgcaccGATCATACACCAACCAGCGGAAAAGCTGTCTAACATATCAGCTCCCTACCCATTCATGAGGTGGTCTATGGACATTATAGGTCCATTAGTACCTTCAGGGAAAGGAAAGAAGTTACTAAACCTCCTGGTCCTAACCGACTACTTCACGAAATGGATTGAAGCTGAAGCTTTCCAACAAATAAACAGATTCGAGGTCGAAGGATTTGTTTGGAAAAACATCGTATGCAGGCATGGCGTCccatacgaaatcgtaaccgacaaTGGAGGACAGTTCATATCCCACGACTTCAAAAGTTTCTGCGATAAATGGAACATCCGCCTCACCTTCTCATCACCTCGGCGACCTCAAGGGAACGGACAGGCGGAGGCTGCCAACAAATCAGTTTTAGCAAACCTCAAGAAACGCCTAGGAGCCCAAAAGGAGCTTTGGTCGGAAAAACTACCCGAAGTACTATGGGCCTGCCGAACCACCCCACGAAAAGCTACAGAGGAAACTCCCTTCTCCTTAGCTTATGGGATGGAGGCTGTCGTCCCAGCAGAAACCACCGCAGGTAGCCTCAGACGGGAGCTCTGCACCTCAAATCCCGCAGCTAATAACCAGCTCCTGATGGATAGCCTCGACTTGATCGAGGAAAGACGAGACCAAGCCTTGCTTCGCATTCAAAATTATCAGCAAGCAATGGCACGACACTACAATTCCAAAGTAAGGCCCCGACAGTTCGCCGTAGGGGACCTAGTGCTTAGGAAAGTGTTCGAAGGAACAAAGGAACCGGGAGCTGGAAAGTTAGGaaccaactgggaaggaccctaccgAATTATCCACATAGTACGACCCGGAGTTTACAAACTCCAGAAGGTACGAACCGGGGTACCTGAAATCCGATCGTGGAATGCCACGAACCTCAAAAGATACTATCATTAGGTACCTAAAACCCCTgaactacgtttggcttgatcccttgactgggtacgtaggcagctccgTCATGAGTGCAGCCCCAACCTCTTCTCACCAACCTCCTCACCTAAGCCAAAGGGGCAGGTGTTACCAAGAACACTTAGCCTAAAAATAGTTACTGTGTAAATAATCCGAATCATGTATTCTCTGATATCTGATATTAATAAAACGATTGATTCAGTTTCATAAACATCAAAGGTCTTAAAACCCTCCAAGAAAATTTAGGTCCCCCTAAATCGGGACCTAAGCTCAACAATCTCGAATACATTCAGGTCCCTGAAAACCTGAAcctaaggtcttaaaatccttaatacacccagaggtcttaaaatccttaacataaactaaggtcttaaaatccttaacaatcagcaaggtcttaaaatccttaacaatcagcaaggtcttaaaatcctaaacaatcagcaaggtcctaaaatccttaacaatcaaccaggtcctaaaatcctaatcaaaaccaGAAGGTCTTGAAACCCTTATCAAAATCGAAAAGTCTTAAAATCCTAAAGAATCAGGAAAATCCCGAAATTCCTCAATTCCATCCGTTAAACTTCAAAGGCCTCGAAGTCCTTCGAATTAACTCAGGTCCCTATGAATCTAAATAAAGGTTCCTACGAACCTGAACAACCAGGTCCCAGAACCTTACGAATCGGACTCAGGTCCCCGAGCTAAAATCAAGAACTCCTCTTTAAGGTTATCACGACCGAATATCCATTAAGCTAAATGCttatcataaataaagactaaaGGTCCTAATCCGACTCAACGATGACGGCACACAACTCATCTGAGATTCGCAATCACTATGATTAAATGAAACGAGGTTAagttcaaaaacttaaaacagaaaaataGCCACGATTTAAACATAAGAAAGGGTTTAAAAACCTCCCCAGGCTATTGAAATCCAGCAAgcgttaaggtttaaaggcctCCTCAGGCACTAAGTCACAAAACATAACGAAACAAAGCCCTTAGGCCGAAGtcttaaaaacacaaaacataaagtTAAAAGAGCCGTAGCTCtcaatcttccttctcttcctgAATCGGATCACCAGCACCGGCAGGAACTCCCTCATCGACCACATTGCCGTCACCTCCTATTGCTGCCTCGACTGGAGCTAAGTCAGGAGCCATCAAACCCAAATTAGAGCCATACTCCCCAGAAAAggatggattaaacatgttaATCTCGAAAGTACCTGAACTCTCCGAGATCTGGGGAAGAGGAAGCTTGCTGACCGAGAAGTCAGAGACTTGAGCCTTCTCATACGCAGTTGTCGCTTCTGGTAATAAGGCCACCAATTGGTTGTACTCCTCTTCAACGCTTTGGATCTTGTTGTTCAGCATATCCTTCAAGAGGTCGGCATTAGCTTGGAGCTCCTGAGCGTACACCAAAGCGTCGACCTCATCTTTCTTCCTAGCAAACTTCTCCTTAACACAGACCAGGATCTTGCCGTAAGCTTCGGCGACTTCTTTCTTCCCTTCCCTGACAGCCAGCTTGACTTCAGCTTCCTTGTTCTTCTGGCTATCCCGGGATGAGGCAATGAGTTCACGTACTTGATGCTCAGCTATCTTTCGAGCAGCCTCTAAATCATTGATCCTCCTGCTCTTCACCTGGATATCGAGCTTTTGACTCTCGATCTCTCCTTGCTGAGCATCGGCCTTCGAGCCTAGCCTCGTCACTTCGGCTTCGAGTTCAGAAATTCGAACCCGGGCTTGGTCAAGATCGGTTTTGGCTGCCTTAACCATCTCGGTAACCTCAGCAAGTTCACCAGCATTGGGGGCAGCACACAGAGCATTCTCAAACCTGAGCTGGGCCCTGTTAACAGCCCCAGCCAACTGCAATAAatccaaagaaaatatatatatatatcatcgtctCCAAAGAGAGAGAAGTTACCTTGAAAACCGAACGGAGGCGTGGAGAAAGTGGAAGGCTAGCAGTTAATGTTCACCGCTTTATATCCCATCACCTCTCGAGATTCGGAAAAGTCATTTCAAACCCTCTCCATCTGAACCATAGATTCTGCCAAACGTAATAAAGACCGTTAGATCGAGTAAGCTGAATCTAAATAGGATAAGAACTAATCATTATCTTAACGAAAAGATAAGATCGATAGCTAGATTCTAGCTTCCGAGACAAAGGATTTTATTCGGAAGCTGGGGGCAACTGTTGGACCCGAATATGACCCTCAGGTGAGGTACCGATAAGCGTGAGCTAGCATGTGGGTTGCGATAAGCCCATCATAACAAAGGGAGCTGAAAGCCGAGCTGACGACTGGACCTGGGAGACATCATAGCAGAGGTCACGACAGAAAGTGAGCTAACACCTTAAGGGACTCGGTCAAGAGGAGCCTAAAGCGAGCTCCGTAATTGAAGCCAAAGATCTAGGAGAACAGTTGAAGGGTTGCCAACGAAACCTAGACTATATAAAGAcggagaagataaaagacaagCCATCTCTTTCCATATATCAACTTTTGTACTAGATTAAAAGCATTACGTATTCTTTAATCATCACAAGATATATTCCTGtgtattcatcatctttcaactcatcaataaaatcatattcattcttcaagtttatttacgggattcagcccacgattctcattcatctctcttgacctaacctaaatctaagaagtgaaaccttgtctctcacactttctacaatcaatttcacaaaacaaatatgatatgACTACTGAAATTAATGACATGTATTatagcttaatatgacatggacaattgcatttaatgttaatttatatttttggtaaactttttaaaatatggtaataacacatatattacatttaatctcaatttatatttttgaaattttttttagaatatgagaataactcataagttatcattaaaataaatatattcaaatatgacattataaatttcgaaatataatttaattaaatatttttaaattatacaattttattactaaatttttcaaaaatgtatacactttttttagaaaattataaaaatttagtcgtaaaatcattattttcttatatatctacaaattttataaatattgtttaattttaatttttggtaattatgcaacttttacagatttatttaatatatttaattaaaataaatagatagaaaatctatctaagattataatttcaaatatacatgcatattcttaaatataatttttatgtttaattaaatcacatttatattaaaatattgatacgaaaaaaaaattacaatattaataaaaatttattttaaaatataatttatatttatttattaaaaaatattttaaatttttttactgcacatggtgcaggaagacACCTGGTAAAAATGTAATAGTAATGAATAATCTTTATTTAGGGGATAAGGAAAAATCATTCAAAAATACTCATGTAATAATGGGTATCCTGTTATCGATTAAGCATAGTAGTTTACGCTTTAAATGcagtaaatatatatagatttagcATTAATTAGTTTGAAATCGATTTAGATATCTGTTGTTTTAATTGACAAAAGAAAATGCTTGAAGTTAGGATTAGGAAGTTTTCAATGGCATTACAATGtaattaaaaagatattttaagggtaaatttatatttgtaactcaattttataatatagatgatGTTAGGCAAAGAAATgattagtattttaatttttggtctcATAATGCATGTAgtactaaaaaaatttaaatatagttatattaaaataatgaaattatcaatatctatttttctttcataaactttaaatttatgaAATAGTAAGATAATTAAGTATTATATTTATcgagtaaataaaataaatattatcattATCTCAATTCAATTCCTTTTTAATACAATTATCagtcaaaatttaaatttacattgTTAATTgcttaaatgttatttttttttaaagtattttgatGCATGTTATTTGTTTAAAGAGACAAAGAGGATTAAAAGAGGTAAATATTCACTTTCTTACACTATTTTATTGCCTGAAATATTTGATAATAGTTACATTTCCATAGTTTTATAGATTACATTGATgtttaaaagacaaaaataaaactaaaaagtcGGAAAGATAAAAATGAGgaagaatatgaaaaataatttatcatattaGTCTTTAAATTATATATCTGCAAGAGGGTTATGTTCGCATGCACAGATAAAGAACgtagttttttattataatttgtgTCGTCAAATATAAGTTCTAATATTATGTGTGCAAGtgatttttaatcaataatttatagattgtaaatacttgatgaattaaatacatatttttctctaagtataaagttatttttatatgatgattttgttaaatattttttaaatttagtaaTATAAATTTGTAAGCTTTAAGGGTCGACGTGTAATGATAAGGACGCATATGATTGGCCAGTCGGCGTGTAAGATCGTCCACGTGGCGCATTCTTAAGAAGGAAGCAGCGAATACAAAATTGGCAATGTATTTGTATTGTACTCGCGATGACCAAAGTCTTGGAATACTCTCTCCGccttaatatttcaaatttggcCGGCCTCTTcactttctccttctctcttccTTTACGGACCCAAATCTAactctcttttgtctctctctccttctgtCTCTGTGTTCGAGATTCAGTTGAGATGATTTCCTTTGTTGGTAGAGCTCTGTTCGTCTCCGTCTTTCTTCTCTCCGCATGGCAAGAGTATGCAATTTTCTTCCACTCCTAGATCTGCTCTTGTTACTCTCATTTCAAAATCTGCTTTTGTATtcttgagagaaaaaaaaatcaaaatctgtgtctaatatatcaaaagaataaataaattatggctATCTAGACATGAATCATAGCTGAGTTAGTTTTGGGGAAAGTAGAAGAATGTTGTAAAGAAAACATATGGATTGTTGATGGTGTTggatttatttatgatttttttttcttaattagcTCCAAAGATTTGCTCTTTCTCTAATAGTTGAATTGATCTTTTCATATTTCAGTTGACTCTCTTCGCTTCGGTTCTATTTAATTAACCTCTTCTTTCTCTGGAGCAGGTTCAATGAATTTGGGGATAATGGAGGCCGAGCAGCTAAATCTCTAAGACCAAAGTTCAATGCTTTTGTTAGTCACGTAACAACTCATACTGGCCAGCAATTGCCACCGGTCGATGTAAGTGCCTTCTTCATGTCTAGtcaacaacaaccaaaaaatttAATCTCTGATTGAGTCTTGTTGTTTTCTTTGCAGACGAAGCTTCTTGTTGCTGCTGCTATAGCCTTAAAGGGTATTGGTGGACTTTTGTTCGTTTCTGGCAGCTCCTTGGGAGCATATCTCCTAGTATGTAGCAACTGTTCCTTTATTgaaatattagtatatttttCATCGGTTTTATCTTAAATGAAGagaaaaaacatgttttaacgCTACGAAATATGGTTGCAGCTTCTTCATCAAGCTGTTGCCACCCCGATTCTTTACGATTTCTACAACTACGATGTTGAGAGAAAGGAATTTAGCCAACTGTTTTCCAAGTTTACTCAGGTTAGCAAACTTGGTTTCTGAAACAAATATGTTAGTTCCATATTCAATCTTTTATCATGCATGATCTGAGACTTTTCTATTATGTGTTCTTAATTTGACTCTTCAGAGCGTGGCACTCGTTGGTGCACTACTCTTCTTTATTGGAATGAAGAACTCGAGGAGACATGGTAGGCAACTCCGGAGGAAGGCTCCAAAAGCTAAAGCAAACTGAAGATAGAGGAATGTTTTCATCGTTTTCTCTTTTTCAGCTTTTGTAGCACAATCTGTTCTGTATTTTGAGATTTCTGTTTTGGAATCCAGACATCGGTTTAAAGATGTATGCGATGAGGCAAAAATCTGCAAATCATTTTTGCTTTATTAtattgacactttttcacactttcGGTTCTCTTAGAGAGAGACCATTTCATTTTCGGATTTAGACTAAATTAATGTGACTCATGCTTTTGGTTGTGGAATTGCCATCAGCTCAACAACCTCATGAAAATTCATTCGCTTGCTGAAAATTCGCTGCACAGTTCCATTCACAGAGCCTCCTTTTCAGGACTACTAACCCACAAACTGGCAAGTAATAATATGAATTTGCAATAGAATTTTGTAAAACCAACAAGCTCTCgtagctcagttggttagagcACCCGTTTAGTAAGCGGGAGTTCTCGAGTCTTTTtgatccccccccccccccccctaagTTTTCACAACAAGCGTCACAGTCAAAAAAATCCACAAGAAACCACAAGTTTCTGGAGTTTATGTGCATTTTATTGAAATACAACCCAAGACAAAGAGTAAAGCTTTTACACTTGCCAAACGGAAGAATCCTAAAACCAAGTGGATTAGATATCTCTCTAAATTCTCAAGTACCAAACATAATATGTAATGTAATGGAGAGTTTAAGCAGCAGGAGGCCTGAGTTCTTGATCACGAGAGGTATCACGAACGGATTGAGGCAAGTAATGCCACATTGGCATGTAACCATAGCTCGGATAAACAGCCATCTTGTTCTGATTAAATGGCGCTGGAATCTGAGGCATGAACCCTGTAGATGGAACCATCATAGACTTCAACTGTTGTTCCGTCTTCTCCTTCTCCGCCTTCAAGGCTTGCTTCTCCTCCCTCAGCTCATTCTTCTCAGCCTATAAGTCAAAACCAAATCTTTACTCTCGTTCCATAGACTAAGGTTCTTGGAATTGAGGAGAAAGTGAACCAACCTTGAGACTCTTGATCTCTTCTAAGAGCTTCTGATTAGTTTCTTCAAGCTCATGAGCTTCATCTCTGAGTTGATTCAAGACACGGATCGCATCATCGAGTATAGCCGGTTTATCGGTCTTCGGAGTCCTCCCAGGCTCTAAAACGGAGCTCAAATCCATGAACCTAAAGACACAAACCCAGTTTTAGACAATTCAAACTACAAAATTAATAAGTTTTAAACAAATTGTACTTGTCATTTAGCTTCTCCCTCCTCAATCTCTCACGACAAGCTTTGGTTCCTCCTGGTCTGACACAAGATCCAGTCCTTCCCCTATCAACACCCACCACAGATTCTTATCAAACACAATCAAGATCACACAAAGTTTGGATTTTTAAAAAGCTTACCGCTTTCTGGAGCATTCCTCATCTACATGTTCTTGTTCTTGCTTAACAGCTCCACCAGATGAGCTAGAGTTAACAACTACTTCATCTTCCTGCACAGTTCCACAATCATTTGGCCCACCAAAGTTACGAAACTGCCCTGGCTCTTGCGTTAAAACTCCACCGTACGATGTCAAATCTCCAATGCTGAAAACTTGTTCTGGGTCGCTCTGTAGATTGACACCGTATGACCCAAAATCTGGGAAGGTACCTGCTTGATCAGGCTGCAAATCTACACCAAACTGTGTGTAATCATCGAGTTCTGCTCCATTTCTGCTGAAACAGACATCTCTCTCATTCATCAAATGAGAAATGGAATCATCAAATCAACAAATCAATTTAACAGCTTAAACCGAATCAACAACGTtgttaaacaataaaaaaaaaatagattcgGGTTCGTCAAATTAACATCAAAATACACAATTAATCTCCTACAAATAGGGAAAAACATCATCTCACAGAAATTGAATTGATCATCTGAGAAATAAAAAGCCTGGGTATTTATGTTACAAGCAAATTTCGATAAATCAAAATAGAAAACAACAGAATCgattaaaaaaagagataaaGGAAGAACCTTTGATCGAAGCAAAAGAAATCAGAGACGAAATCTTCATCGTCAAGAGAAGGATACATCTGAATCTCAGGAACACAGATTTGAAGATTTGGGAATGCTTCGAGAGAGATGGACGCCAATGTCGGaggaaaattataattattacaGATTTAAAAAATCGAGTGATGCCAAGGAGATGATGATAAGAATGGTGGGAACAATATTCTACGATTTGATATTAGTGGAAAATTAAAGGaaggattatttattttttttaacttaaaattCTTATTCGGGAAAAGACAAATCGCGTCCAAAGAGTATTGAATCGGAATCAAAACGATATATCTGTCTTAATGACTGGATGTGGGGCTATTATCAGCCGGTATTTTGGAATTTGTTGCCATTTGCActttttcttgttaatttttGCTTTTCTTACTTCGATTTAATTGAGTGTTACAGACCGCGACACCCGATTAGAATAAGCGATGTTCAACTTTTGTGATAACCAAATCAACTCAGTCATCAAACTTCACAGACAAACATTGACATATCCCAAAATGAATTGATTAATACTGAGAATGGAGAAAACGGATACGCGTTGCGGATCCATCCAGCTGATCAAACGTTTCGAGTGGTACAAGTGTGGATCAAGCTGATATAGTGGTTGAAAACATATGTTTGAATGATACAAATAGATAAAGTGACCTAAAGTACTGTACaagtttaaattaatatatatatatatataattataatactatttatttcataattaaaatagttattttaaaaatatttttataaagaaataataaattattcacaatataatattttttccgtttcatattgtaagtagttttagggaaatgtttttgtttcaaaatataagtagttttcgtatttctaggtaacttttacatttattgaatacagtgtgaccaatcaaattaaatagacttattttttattggttaaattatatctaatctatttattataaaatacttatattatgaaacgAAGAGAATATAAATTAAGGGGATTTgccaaaaatactatttttcttGTACCCTATTTCATTTCTACTTTAACCAactttaccattaaaattttaataaggAAAAAACTTTTATACCCCTAACTAATTAAACCTAAAACTATTCTTTTCTTCCCCAAGATTTCTTCAAATCTCATATCCAAAATGAACGATACCAGTGATCAAATTCGACGAATCAGACGATGTTGACGAGTTCTCCGGCAAAAATTCTGACTAGTTGTACGGCGAGATCAGACGACGCTGATGAGCTCAAACGAACAAGACGAGTTCCCGGCGAGATTTACAAACGCTGAAGAGTTTCCGACGAGATCTGACTACGAGTTTTCCGGCGAGATCTGACGATGACGAGGTCTCCGACGAAGCTGGCAGACTCTACAAGCTCAGACGAACGAGGCGATCTCTTTCCCTACGCCTAAGAAACGCTAACAAAGGTAAGATGTTAATTAGGAATGTCAAACAGGTTGATCCGTCCCATCCTGTCCCATATCGCAGTGGGTTCGTCTTCGAGCGGGCCAGGCCCACGCGGGCTGCGGTCCTCAAAATGGCTGACCAAACCCATACCGCAAAACATGTAGGCCTTTGCGGATCGGCCCGCGGGACATAGAATTACAAACGGACATATGACTCCTGAACgcttcaagacatgattcaggACGCTTCATCGGTTTCATGATGTATCAGTTAGTGAGTTTAGTCAAGGATTGAACTGGATAAGGCAATACACTTGTTAGTTGAAGATTTTAGTTGGATCAAAACActagtttatttacttttgttagactccaaacattttaaaaataaacaatactttAGTTGTTGAATCCAAATATTATaactcataagttcataacaaatgctttagttttctgaatccaaaattaaataaaaccaacaccaaatcaaagatgTTATtcccaaaaacaaataaaaagaaaacaccaatcacacttcttgttcttcatctttatcaccaacaagcgacaaaaagatgaagatttctcttcttcaccatcaacttcatcttctgcaaataagaataatagaagtcatttaaagatatattgaaacctaaaaCTCTAAAATGTATGATAATGTGAACAAATACATATATGCAAAACTATGAAGAACCCATTGCGGGAActagatcttcttcttcggtggaaagtgagttttcaaatttcttatGATGACTCGAAGAAGCTCCACCGGTGCAGATCGAAGGCGCTTGGGAGACCGGAAGCATCATCGACCCTGAACCCACCATCACCGGAGCTACATAACGTTGAATCgcct
Protein-coding regions in this window:
- the LOC125585343 gene encoding uncharacterized protein LOC125585343 isoform X1 translates to MVKAAKTDLDQARVRISELEAEVTRLGSKADAQQGEIESQKLDIQVKSRRINDLEAARKIAEHQVRELIASSRDSQKNKEAEVKLAVREGKKEVAEAYGKILVCVKEKFARKKDEVDALVYAQELQANADLLKDMLNNKIQSVEEEYNQLVALLPEATTAYEKAQVSDFSVSKLPLPQISESSAPVEAAIGGDGNVVDEGVPAGAGDPIQEEKED
- the LOC106445741 gene encoding uncharacterized protein LOC106445741 codes for the protein MISFVGRALFVSVFLLSAWQEFNEFGDNGGRAAKSLRPKFNAFVSHVTTHTGQQLPPVDTKLLVAAAIALKGIGGLLFVSGSSLGAYLLLLHQAVATPILYDFYNYDVERKEFSQLFSKFTQSVALVGALLFFIGMKNSRRHGRQLRRKAPKAKAN
- the LOC125585343 gene encoding uncharacterized protein LOC125585343 isoform X2 → MVKAAKTDLDQARVRISELEAEVTRLGSKADAQQGEIESQKLDIQVKSRRINDLEAARKIAEHQVRELIASSRDSQKNKEAEVKLAVREGKKEVAEAYGKILVCVKEKFARKKDEVDALVYAQELQANADLLKDMLNNKIQSVEEEYNQLVALLPEATTAYEKAQVSDFSVSKLPLPQISESSVEAAIGGDGNVVDEGVPAGAGDPIQEEKED
- the LOC125585342 gene encoding uncharacterized protein LOC125585342, with translation MQRNIRGPPKNLTEKVSIDDSNPEKQVSIGSELPLETKKELVEFLKQNIKTFAWTTSDMKGIDANVTTHKLNVDPTFKPIKQKRRKLGLEKAQAVNDEVDRLTKAGSIREVQYPDWLANPVVVKKKNGKWRICVDFTDLNKACPKDSFPLPHIDRLVEATAGHQLLSFMDAFSGYNQIMMDPEDQEKTAFITERGTYCYKVMPFGLKNAGATYQRLVNKMFAGQLGKTMEVYIDDMLVKSSKGEDHISHLRECFEILNKYDMKLNPAKCTFGVPSGEFLGYLVTERGIEANPKQIATFLEMPSPKTTREVQRLTGRIAALNRFISRSTDKCLPFYKLLKNNKKFLWDEKCEEAFKQLKAYLSEPPILSKPVVGEPLYLYLAVSAAAVSGVLVREEQNEQRPVYYTSKSLIDAETRYPTMEKLALAVVTAARKLRPYFQSHSIIVMTSQPLRTILHSPSQSGRLAKWAIELSEYDIEYRPRAAAKAQVLADFVIELASGHLDQETEAPKWSLYVDGASSRQGSGVGLRLTSSAGETIEQSYRLGFNASNNEAEYEALIAGLKLALSLGIRELNAYSDSQLVASQFHGEYETRDERMGAYLEVVLNLTKQFDKFELTRIPRGENSSADALAALASTSDPLVKRIIPVEGIEKPSIDIATKAEMDSKPKEKIEDNSLPTVATQVFTTFWFPKTRTRSFRKHTSRKATQNPENNDKSEGTHRSSDSLEPNSTSTSGGTIQTSEPLVYKVQTRSRTALKNASRNATQTTGDNEEIGDIPQNPEPTPTNISGGTTAPGPEQESPSSLHNKVVGREDWRIPIMDYILEGKIPPNKWEARKLKALAARYCIIESALHKRSVSGPYLKCVHGLVAMKLMKEMHDGSCGNHSGGRALAIRIKRQGYFWPTIIADCEVYSSSCDKCQRHAPIIHQPAEKLSNISAPYPFMRWSMDIIGPLVPSGKGKKLLNLLVLTDYFTKWIEAEAFQQINRFEVEGFVWKNIVCRHGVPYEIVTDNGGQFISHDFKSFCDKWNIRLTFSSPRRPQGNGQAEAANKSVLANLKKRLGAQKELWSEKLPEVLWACRTTPRKATEETPFSLAYGMEAVVPAETTAGSLRRELCTSNPAANNQLLMDSLDLIEERRDQALLRIQNYQQAMARHYNSKVRPRQFAVGDLVLRKVFEGTKEPGAGKLGTNWEGPYRIIHIVRPGVYKLQKVRTGVPEIRSWNATNLKRYYH